The region CAACCCTTTATTGATTTTTGGAGGTGTAGGTTTGGGTAAAACACACTTAGCACACGCTATAGGTGTCGAAATAAAAGACAAATATCCTGAAAAAACAGTTTTATACATTTCAGCTGAAATTTTCACCCAACAATATATTGATTCGGTAAAGAAAAACAACCGAAATGATTTCATTCATTTCTACCAATTAATCGATGTTTTAATCATTGATGATGTGCAATTCCTTTCCGGAAAGTCTGGAACACAGGATGTATTTTTCCATATTTTCAACTATTTACATCAAAACGGAAAACAGGTTATCTTGACTTCTGACAAGGCACCTGTTGATATGCAAGATATCGAGCAACGCTTATTGTCTCGTTTCAAATGGGGATTATCTGCTGAATTGCATCAACCGGATTATGAAACCAGGATTTCAATCCTGAAAAACATCCTCTATCGTGATGGTGTAGAAATTCCAGAAGAAATCATAGAATATGTGGCCCGAAACATTAAATCAAATGTTCGTGAGCTAGAAGGTGCTATTATTTCGCTAATTGCCCAATCTTCTTTCAATAAAAAAGAAGTAACCATTGAGCTGGCAAAAAGTGTGGTTGAAAAGTTTGTTAAAAATGTCAAAAGAGAAATCTCTATCGATTACATTCAAAAAATCGTTTCGGATTATTTCCAATTAGATATAGAAACCCTTCAATCAAAAACCAGAAAAAGACATGTAGTACAGGCAAGACAACTGGCGATGTTTTTTGCTAAAAAGTTTACAAAAGCTTCTTTGGCCAATATTGGTTCACAAATTGGAGATCGGGACCATGCTACGGTTTTGCACGCCTGTAAAACTGTTGACAACTTAGTGGCTACCGACAAGCAATTTAAAAAATTCGTTGAAGATATCCATAAAAAATTAACGCTATAAGAGCATCATGTCTGTAAAAATTCTAATGGTTTGTTTGGGAAACATCTGCCGATCGCCTTTGGCCGAAGGTATATTAGCCTCAAAACTTCCAAAAGACAAATTCAGAGTAGACTCAGCCGGAACAGGTTCCTGGCACATAAACCAGCCACCTGACACGCGTTCTATTGCTACAGCAAAAAAATACAACATTGATATTTCCAATCAAAAAGGAAAACATTTTCAAAAATCAGATTTTGAAATCTACGATTACATCTATGTTATGGATCAATCCAATTACGACAATGTAATTGAATTATCAGAAACTCCTGAACAAAAATCTAAGGTAAAGATGATTCTGAATGAATTATTCCCTGATGAAAATGTAGATATTCCTGATCCTTATTTTGGATTACCAAATGGATTTGAAATTGTTTACAAAATGCTGGACGAGGTTTGTGATATTATAGCCGAAAAATTAATCACAAAACATCAATAATTCTTATTTCCCATAAATACTGAATTTTAAATCAATCGTATTCAGCTTTCATCTCATCAGCCTTTACATCTTATAATTAGAACAAAATACATCCCAATGAAACCAAACACTCTTCTAGGAAAACTCTATTTAATCCCCACTACTATGGGCGATTGTGACCCAATGGATGTTTTACCACAAACAGTAAAAAGAACCATTGATTTCATTGATCATTATATTGTCGAAAACGACAAAACGGCACGTAAATCCATCAAAGAAGTTAGTCCCGAAAAAAAACAATCTGAATTAATCCTTTTCACCTTAAATAAACGTACTGAAGTTAAAGAACATCTTGACTTTATCAAACCCTTACTGGAAGGTAAAAACATGGGACTAATGAGCGAAGCAGGCTGTCCAGGTGTCGCTGA is a window of Flavobacterium acetivorans DNA encoding:
- the dnaA gene encoding chromosomal replication initiator protein DnaA; protein product: MNKTAQSVWENCLSFIKDNIQDQAYKTWFEPIKSVELTDNALYIQVPSKFFYEWLEEHYVKLLKVALTKELGKNAKLLYKIKMENTYGNKQPFTEQLPSANRAPMKPQNVDAPFKNLDPELKNPFVIPGIRNLKIESQLNANYSFDNFLEGDSNRLARSAGMAVANKPGGTSFNPLLIFGGVGLGKTHLAHAIGVEIKDKYPEKTVLYISAEIFTQQYIDSVKKNNRNDFIHFYQLIDVLIIDDVQFLSGKSGTQDVFFHIFNYLHQNGKQVILTSDKAPVDMQDIEQRLLSRFKWGLSAELHQPDYETRISILKNILYRDGVEIPEEIIEYVARNIKSNVRELEGAIISLIAQSSFNKKEVTIELAKSVVEKFVKNVKREISIDYIQKIVSDYFQLDIETLQSKTRKRHVVQARQLAMFFAKKFTKASLANIGSQIGDRDHATVLHACKTVDNLVATDKQFKKFVEDIHKKLTL
- a CDS encoding low molecular weight protein-tyrosine-phosphatase, whose product is MSVKILMVCLGNICRSPLAEGILASKLPKDKFRVDSAGTGSWHINQPPDTRSIATAKKYNIDISNQKGKHFQKSDFEIYDYIYVMDQSNYDNVIELSETPEQKSKVKMILNELFPDENVDIPDPYFGLPNGFEIVYKMLDEVCDIIAEKLITKHQ